In one window of Drosophila innubila isolate TH190305 chromosome 2L unlocalized genomic scaffold, UK_Dinn_1.0 4_B_2L, whole genome shotgun sequence DNA:
- the LOC117780114 gene encoding ATP synthase mitochondrial F1 complex assembly factor 2 has translation MSNFIITKGIRLLSLSNRVKWQAPTLAAVRHYAAQPKRFYKQTNVLCTDSGYEVTLDHRKLKTPNGTLFTVKSEPLAIAVATEFDSQKDHIVRSRMHISALCFTAIDNPNHLTKLDMVNYLLNFLATDTVLFQYDDEKALQELQCNEWDPLIDWFNRRFETNLQKTMSITPPHVTDEDKIKIAKHFQSFSLETLHGYTFAVDTLKSIVLACAVIEQQINVDKAVALSRLEEEYQLKFWGRVEWSHDLSQQELQARLAAAVLFVHFNCSEHFVKEKLLL, from the exons atgagtAATTTCATAATAACAAAGGGTATTCGATTGTTAAGCCTCAGCAACAGAGTCAAATGGCAAGCCCCCACACTCGCTGCAGTCCGTCATTATG CGGCGCAGCCAAAACGTTtctacaaacagacaaacgtGTTGTGTACGGATTCCGGCTACGAGGTGACACTAGATCACCGCAAGCTGAAGACGCCCAACGGAACGCTATTTACGGTGAAAAGCGAACCCTTGGCAATTGCCGTGGCCACCGAGTTCGACAGCCAGAAGGATCACATTGTCCGCTCGCGGATGCACATTTCCGCACTCTGCTTCACGGCCATCGACAATCCCAACCATCTCACAAAGCTCGACATGGTTAACTATTTGCTCAACTTCCTGGCCACCGATACAGTGCTTTTCCAATATGAT GATGAGAAGGCTTTGCAGGAGCTGCAGTGCAATGAATGGGATCCGCTAATCGACTGGTTTAATAGGCGTTTTGAAACCAATCTGCAAAAGACCATGTCCATAACACCACCTCATGTAACCGATGaggataaaattaaaattgccaaGCATTTCCAATCATTCAGCTTGGAAACGTTGCACG GTTACACCTTTGCGGTGGATACTTTAAAGTCCATTGTGCTGGCCTGTGCTGTAATTGAGCAGCAGATTAATGTAGACAAGGCAGTAGCTCTTTCCCGCCTGGAGGAGGAATATCAACTGAAGTTCTGGGGACGCGTCGAATGGTCTCACGATTTAAGTCAGCAGGAACTGCAGGCACGTTTGGCCGCTGCTGTGTTGTTTGTGCATTTCAATTGTTCCGAACACTTTGTTAAAGAAAAGTTGCttctataa